One Pelodiscus sinensis isolate JC-2024 chromosome 24, ASM4963464v1, whole genome shotgun sequence DNA segment encodes these proteins:
- the LOC102445132 gene encoding serum amyloid P-component-like, which yields MGKLQLWFLVIAGISGALAQEDLYRKVFVFRNDPNEAYVVVKPEPEWPLQNFTVCLRSYTDLTRPYGLFSYATKAQYSEILLLKPKPGEYRLYVGGAYVTFRVPENRMEWEHVCASWESATGIVEFWVNGKPLPRKGLQKGYSIGAEAVIILGQEQDSFGGGFDFYNSFMGEMADVYMWEHGLSPGKMRAAYQSLTLPPCALGWRNLRYEIKGDVVVKPRLRD from the coding sequence accTGTATCGAAAGGTGTTCGTTTTCCGGAACGACCCCAATGAGGCCTACGTGGTCGTGAAGCCGGAACCGGAGTGGCCGCTGCAGAACTTCACTGTGTGTCTGAGATCCTATACTGATCTGACCCGGCCGTATGGCCTCTTCTCCTATGCCACTAAAGCCCAGTACAGTGAGATCCTCCTCCTCAAGCCCAAGCCTGGGGAGTACAGACTATATGTAGGGGGGGCATATGTGACCTTCCGAGTCCCAGAGAACCGCATGGAGTGGGAGCACGTCTGTGCCAGCTGGGAGTCCGCCACGGGCATCGTCGAGTTCTGGGTGAACGGGAAGCCCTTACCCCGGAAGGGGCTGCAAAAAGGCTACTCCATTGGTGCCGAGGCTGTGATCATCCTGGGCCAGGAGCAGGACTCCTTCGGGGGCGGATTTGATTTCTACAATTCTTTCATGGGTGAAATGGCTGATGTGTACATGTGGGAACACGGTCTGTCGCCAGGCAAAATGAGGGCTGCCTATCAGTCTCTGACGCTGCCCCCTTGCGCCCTGGGCTGGCGGAACTTGCGGTACGAAATAAAAGGGGATGTGGTGGTGAAGCCCAGACTGAGAGACTGA